The region CGGTCCCGCGCCAGCGCCTGATATTCCAGCGAAGGATATTGGCCGAGATGGAAGTTGATCAGCTTCTTCCAGTCATCGCCGGTGCGCCGCTGCAATGCCACCCGGGCATAGGAATGGCAGCGACCGCAGGTCTCGCTCATCAGCTGGTCGGGCCCCTGGTCGGTGGCATTCGGTTCCTGTTCGAGGATATAGCGCCGGCCCTCGGTCTCCTCGATGGTCAGCCCGCGCGTATCGGCCAGGTGGCGCACGACAGAGACGAATTCCTCGTCGCTCAGCGGCACGCCGTAATTGCGCATCATTCGCACCACGTTCATCTCCCAGCCCTCGGGGGTGCGGCGGCTGTCATCGATGCGGGAGTATTTGCCATCCTCGCCCTGCACATGGCAGGCGGCGCAGACGGTCGACAGGACCTCTTCGCCATCCTGTGCCAGCGCAGGCGCGGCGGTCAGGAGGGCGGCGGAGGCGAGAAGCGTGGCGAGGGAGGTGCGGTGCATCGCGTCGATGATCCTCTGGCTGGGCGGCCGGGCCGCGGGACTGGAGTTGACGCGGAGTGAAGCAGAGGGCCGCAGGCGAAAACTTGACATTTTCGGACACAGTGGACCGGCGGGGCAGAATGGCCGCAAATGTCACCTTTCCGTTGCGCGGGATGCGGATGCTGCCGGCAAGGGGGTGCCGATGGCCCATGACTATGACGTGCTGGTGGTCGGCGGTGGCCCGGCGGGGGCGGTGTTTGCCCTGCTTGCCGCCCGCGACGGCTGCCGGGTGGCGCTGATCGACCCGAACCGCAGCGTGCCGCGCAGCGAGGGGATGAGCCCGCGCCTTCAGGGCTGGTTGCAGCAGGCGGGGCTGTTCGACGCGCCGGCGATGCGGGCGGTCACGGCGCCGCGCAGCAGTTATTGGGATGGCCCGCCGGTTCAGGCCAATGCCGAGCTGATCGTGGACCGCGCCGCGGTTGATGCGCATCTGCGCCGCATGGCCGGGGCGGCGGACGTGCGGGTCATCGAGGGCACTGCGCTGCCCTTGCCGGGCCGGGCCGAGATGGACGGCGGGCAGGGGCTGACGGCGCGTTTTGTCATCGACGCGAGGGGTCGCCGCGCCCATCGCGCGCGGTCCTTGGTCACGCGGGGGCCGGCCACCATTGCCATCGGCGCGGCGCTGAAGGTGGAGGCCGGGCAGGGGGCGGGTAGCCGGATTCTGCCCTTGGATCAGGGGTGGCTCTGGCTGGCCGCGCGGGGCGATGGCACCGCTTGGGCGCAGCTGACGCTGGATGCTGCCGATCCCGAGGGCCGTGCCGCCGAGGCGCGGCTGGCGGAAGGTCTGAGGGCGGCGAGTGCCGGACTGCCGCTGGTTCTGGGGGTCGAAGGCGATCCGCTGATCCGCGACGCCACGCCGGTTCTTGCGGCGCCCGCCGAGGAGCTGGCGGTGCTGCCCATCGGTGATGCAGCCTCGGCGATGGACCCGCTGTCAGGGCACGGCATGTTCTGGGCGGTGTCCTCGGCGCTGGCCGCCACCGCCGTCCGGCGCACGCTGATGCGGCGTGATGACGCCGAGACCCGCGATCTGGCCCTGCGCTTCCTCGCGCAGCGGCACGCCGATGTTTACCCGCGCCAAGCCCGTCTGGGTCGGGATTTCATCCGGCAGCAATCAGCCCGGTTGCATCTGCCCTTCTGGTCCCGCCGCGCCGGGTTTCCCGATGACACTCCGCTGGAGGCACCGGCGGAGAGCCATATCGCCCGCCGCATCGTGGTTGAGGATGGCGTGCTGGCCGAGGCGGAGGTGGTGGTGACGTCGCACAGCCCGGCAGGCATGGCCTGGGTCGGACCGGATCGTGCCGTCGATCTGTTGCGGAAGGCGCAGGCGGATGCCGTCAGACCGCCGCGCTGAAACGCTGCCCCGGCTCGCTGGTCGAGCCAAGCGAGGCGGCCATGATCCGGGTCAGCGGCCAGGCCCAGTGCTTGACCCGCAGCAGCCGCCCATCGAACTCGACGCAATCGCCGAAGTCCTGCACCAGCTGCGCGGCCCGCGCTGCGGCCTCGCCAGCCGAAGCGCCGAATTCCTCGATCCTCAGGTCGTGATAGCACATCAGGCTTTCGACCATGTGCCCGACCAGAAGGTCGGTCTCCGTCAGCGCCGTGCCGCGGGCGATGGGCAACTCGCCGCGGGCAACCCGGGCCTGATAGCGGCCGGTCGAGGGCTCGTTCTGGGCATAGCCCGCCGGGTGGCGCGAGATCGACGAGGCGCCAAGCCCGATCAGCACCGGGGCGCGGTCATCGGTATAGCCCTGGAAATTCCGCGCCAGCCGGCGTTCGTTGAAGGCGATGGCAAGGCTGTCATCGGGCCGGGCGAAATGGTCGATGCCGATCTGGCGGAAGCCCGCACCCAGCAGCCAGTGCTGCGCCAGTTCGGTCAGGTCTAGCCGCTCCTCGGGCGAGGGCAGGGCCTCGGTCGGGATCATCACTTGCCGCTTCGAGACCCATGGCACATGGGCATAGCCATAAAGCGCCAGCCGCGACGGATCGAGTTGCAGCACATGGTCCAGCGTCCGCGACAGCGTATCGCGCCGCTGGTAGGGCAGGCCGTAAAGCAGGTCGAGATTGATGGCGTGGATGCCGAGGTCGCGCAGGCTGTCGATGGCCTCGGTGGTGACCATCAGCGATTGCGCCCGGCCGATGGCCACCTGCACGCGCGGCTCGAAATCCTGGATGCCGATGCTGGCGCGGTTCAGCCCGTACTGGGCCAGCATGGCCAGCCGCTCGCGGTCGCATTCGGTGGGATCGATCTCGACCGAAAACTCGTCGAGCGCGCCAAGACCGAACACGCGGTCCAACCCGCCCAGCAGCCGGTCGATCAACTCGGGCGGCAGGATCGTGGGGGTGCCGCCGCCCAGGTGCAACCGGGTGATCCTGATCTCGGGCGGCAGCTGTCGGCGGATCAGCGCCGCCTCGGACAGAAGCGAGGCGACGTAACCTCCAAGCGCCGTTCCGGTCTTGGTGCCCTGGGTCCGGCAGGCGCAGAACCAGCAGAGCCTGCGGCAAAACGGAACATGGACATAGAGCGATATTGCCTGTTTTGAGGGCACTTGCCCCAGCCAGGCGGCATAGTCGGCAGACCCGACCGCAGCCGTGAACCGGGTGGCGGGTGGGTAGCTGGTGAAGCGCGGAACGCGTGCGTCAAAAAGGCCGTGGCGGCGAAGCTTGGATCGGATGCTCATGGAGTGATATACTATGCCCCGCATTAAACGCCGCCTTGATCCAGATCAAAAAAATATGACCGCGCTGCATTCCCTGTCTCACCGTGTCGACTGCAATGCTTGCCCGATCCGCCATCGCGCGGTCTGCGCGAAATGCGAGACGGACGAGCTGGAGCAGCTGAACCGGATCAAGTTCTACAAGACCTTCACCGCCGGCCAGGTCATTGCGATCCGCGGCGAACAGCTGGACATCGTTGCCTCGATCGTCGCGGGCACGGCCTCGCTGACCCGTTCGATAAATGACGGGCGGGTGCAGATGATCGGGTTGCTGCTGCCCTCGGATTTCATCGGCCGTCCGGGCCGCGAGGCGGCGCCCTATGACATCACCGCCATCACCGATGTGACACTCTGTTGTTTTCACAAGCGTCCGTTCGAGCGTTTGCTGCTCGAGATGCCGCATGTGGGCGAACGGCTTCTGGAAATGTCGCTGGACGAGCTCGATGCGGCGCGTGACTGGATGCTGCTTCTGGGCCGCAAGACCGCGCGTGAACGCATCGCCAGCCTGCTGGCGCTGATTCTGAAACGCGCCAACCTGCCGATGGATCTGCAGGGCGAGGGCTGCCAGATCGACCTGCCGATCACCCGCGAGATGATGGCGAATTTCCTTGGCCTGACGATCGAGACCGTCAGTCGCCAGCTGACCGGGCTGGCCAAGGAAGGCATCATCCAGATCGAGGGCAAACGCGGTATCCACGTGCCCGACCTCTCGGCGCTGCTGGCCGAGACCGGCGACGACACCGATGGCGGCGTCGACTACTGAGTCGCGAGGCGCCGCCCGAGCGGCCAAAATCATCCCTGAACAGCGTCGCAACCGCCCTATCCGTCGACCCGGAGGCTGCGACAAATCGGCACAGGCCGGGTGCCGTCGACCCCGGTCCGTGCCGTCCCGTCAACAAATGACCGGCCTCCCTCCCGTTCCTTTTCCCTATCCGTCGCGGCATCGCCAGACCTTGATCTAGATCAATGCACCGTGATCGCCGCGGCCCTAGCGAGACCCTGCGAACAGAAGCGCGCGTCATTTTCGCGCGCCGAGACTCACGAGGGATTTCCGATGACAGATGCCGCAAAACTGACCGGGCTCGGACTCGTCGCCCTGTTCATGGCCATTGCCGCGAACTGGGCGCATGATCTCGCCTATCAGGTCCATGCCCTGATCCTGATGGCCCTGTCGGCGGGGCTGGCCATCAATATCATGCGCAATGCCGACAAGCCGAAAAAGCCCGTCGATACCACGGGCTACATGGATGACGTGGTGCGGGCGGGCGCCATCGCCACCGCCTTCTGGGGCATCGTCGGCTTCCTGGTCGGCGTGGTCATCGCCTTTCAGCTGGCCTTCCCGGCGCTGAACATCGAATGGGCCCAGCCCTTCGCCAATTTCGGCCGGCTGCGTCCGCTGCATACCAGCGCGGTGATCTTTGCCTTTGGCGGCAATGCGCTGATCATGTCCTGTTTCTACATCGTCCAGCGCACCTCGGGCGCGCGGCTCTGGGGCGGCAATCTCGCCTGGTTCGTGTTCTGGGGATACAACCTGTTCATCGTGCTGGCGGCGACGGGCTATGTGCTGGGCGCGACCCAGTCCAAGGAATATGCCGAGCCGGAATGGTATGTGGACTGGTGGCTGACCATCGTCTGGGTCTGCCTGCTGGCGATCTATGTCGGCACGCTGGCGCGGCGGCGCGAGAAGCACATCTATGTCGCCAACTGGTTCCTGCTCTCGTTCATCATCACCGTGGCGATGCTGCACATCGTCAACAACATCTCGATCCCGGTCTCGATCTGGGGCTCGAAATCGGTGCAGATCTTTGCCGGCGTGCAGGATGCCATGACGCAATGGTGGTATGGCCACAACGCGGTGGGCTTCTTCCTGACGGCGGGCTTCCTCGGCATGATGTATTACTTCGTGCCGAAACAGGCCGAGCGCCCGGTCTACAGCTACAAGCTGTCGATCATCCACTTCTGGGGGCTGATCTTCCTCTATATCTGGGCCGGTCCGCACCACCTGCATTACACTGCCCTGCCGGATTGGGCCGCGACGCTTGGCATGGTCTTCTCGATCATCCTGTGGATGCCCAGCTGGGGCGGGATGATCAACGGGTTGATGACGCTGAACGGGGCCTGGGACAAGCTGAGGACCGACCCGATCATCCGCATGATGGTCATCAGCCTCGCCTTCTACGGCATGGCGACCTTCGAGGGGCCGATGATGTCGATCCGCTCGGTCAACTCGCTGTCCCATTACACCGACTGGACCATCGGACACGTGCATTCCGGCGCGCTTGGCTGGAACGGCATGATCACCTTCGGCGCGCTCTACTATCTGACCCCGCGGCTCTGGGGGCGCGAGCGGATGTACTCGATGTCGGCGATCAACTGGCACTTCTGGCTCGCGACCATCGGCATCGTTCTCTACGCCAGCTCGATGTGGGTCACCGGCATCATGGAGGGCCTGATGTGGCGCGAGGTCGATGCCCAGGGCTTCCTGGTCAACAGCTTCGCCGACACCGTAGCCGCGAAATTCCCGATGTACGTGGTGCGCGCACTGGGCGGAACGCTGTTCCTCGCCGGGGGTGTGCTGATGGGCTGGAACATGTGGATGACCATCCGGGGGGGCGTCCGCGCCCCGGCCCCGGCGCAAGTCCCGGCAGAGTGAGAGACGATGATGGCAAACGACCCGAAAACCAGCCCGGCGCAAACCGCCGAAGCCTCCGCCAGTGCCGGGACCACTGCGACCAAGCCGCGCCGGTCCATCCTTGACCGGCACGCCCTGATCGAACGCAGCGCCTCGCTTCTGTTCATCTTCTCGCTCGCCGTGGTGTCGATCGGCGGCATCGTCGAGATCGCGCCGCTGTTCTATCTCGAGAACACCATCGAGAAGGTCGAGGGCGTTCGGCCCTATACGCCGCTCGAATTGACCGGGCGCGACATCTATGTGCGCGAGGGTTGCTATACCTGCCACAGCCAGATGATCCGGCCGATGCGCGACGAGGTCGAGCGTTACGGCCATTACTCGCTGGCCGCCGAGTCGATGTATGACCACCCCCATCAATGGGGTTCCAAGCGCACCGGCCCGGATCTGGCGCGGGTCGGCGGGCGCTATTCCGACGCCTGGCATGTCGATCACCTGAAGGACCCGCAATCGGTGGTGCCCGAAAGCGTGATGCCGAAATATGCCTTCCTCGCCGAGACGAAGATCGAGCCGGCCCATACCGAGGCGCTGGTCAAGACCCATCGCCTCGTCGGCGTTCCCTATAGCGACGAGATGGTGGCCTCGGCCAAGGCGGATTTCTGGGCGCAGGCCAACCCGGATGCCGACACCGACGGCCTTCTGGAACGCTATCCCGGTGCGGTGGTGTCGAACTTCGACGGCCAGCCGCAGCTGACCGAGATGGATGCGCTGATCGCCTATATGCAGATGCTGGGCACGCTGGTCGATTTCTCGACCTTCACCCCGGACGCAAGCCGGTAGGGAGGGCGCGATGGATACCTATACCCTGCTGCGCCAATTCGCCGACAGCTGGGCGCTGGCCGCGATGACCGCCTTCTATATCGGCGCCATCCTCTGGGTCTTCCGCCCCGGTTCGCGCAAGGCCCATGACGAGGCGGCGAGCCTGCCCTTCCGATTTGAGAATGCGCCCGGCGTGACGCCGGACGCGACCAAGCCAGCCGACCAGACGACGAAGGGGAAAGCCTGATGGACGACAAAGAAACGCGGGACCCCGTCACCGGCGTCGACACGACCGGCCATGAATGGGACGGCATCAGAGAGCTGAACAACCCGATGCCGCGCTGGTGGCTGTGGACGCTCTACGGCACCATCGTCTGGGGCATCGGCTATGCCATCGCCTATCCGGCCTGGCCGCTGGTCCAGGGCGCCACATCCGGTCTGCTGGGCTATTCCACCCGTGGCGAGGTCGCGGCCGAGATCGCCGCCGTCGATGCCCGCAATGCCGAGGTCAGCGCCACGCTGGCCGCCGCCGATCTGGCCGCGCTGCCGGTCGATGACCCGGCCTATCAATTCGGCGTCTCGGGCGGGGCGGCGGTGTTCCGCGCCAATTGCTCGCAATGCCACGGGGCAGGGGCGGCGGGC is a window of Paracoccus zhejiangensis DNA encoding:
- the ccoO gene encoding cytochrome-c oxidase, cbb3-type subunit II; its protein translation is MMANDPKTSPAQTAEASASAGTTATKPRRSILDRHALIERSASLLFIFSLAVVSIGGIVEIAPLFYLENTIEKVEGVRPYTPLELTGRDIYVREGCYTCHSQMIRPMRDEVERYGHYSLAAESMYDHPHQWGSKRTGPDLARVGGRYSDAWHVDHLKDPQSVVPESVMPKYAFLAETKIEPAHTEALVKTHRLVGVPYSDEMVASAKADFWAQANPDADTDGLLERYPGAVVSNFDGQPQLTEMDALIAYMQMLGTLVDFSTFTPDASR
- the fnrL gene encoding transcriptional regulator FnrL, which codes for MTALHSLSHRVDCNACPIRHRAVCAKCETDELEQLNRIKFYKTFTAGQVIAIRGEQLDIVASIVAGTASLTRSINDGRVQMIGLLLPSDFIGRPGREAAPYDITAITDVTLCCFHKRPFERLLLEMPHVGERLLEMSLDELDAARDWMLLLGRKTARERIASLLALILKRANLPMDLQGEGCQIDLPITREMMANFLGLTIETVSRQLTGLAKEGIIQIEGKRGIHVPDLSALLAETGDDTDGGVDY
- the ccoN gene encoding cytochrome-c oxidase, cbb3-type subunit I, with amino-acid sequence MTDAAKLTGLGLVALFMAIAANWAHDLAYQVHALILMALSAGLAINIMRNADKPKKPVDTTGYMDDVVRAGAIATAFWGIVGFLVGVVIAFQLAFPALNIEWAQPFANFGRLRPLHTSAVIFAFGGNALIMSCFYIVQRTSGARLWGGNLAWFVFWGYNLFIVLAATGYVLGATQSKEYAEPEWYVDWWLTIVWVCLLAIYVGTLARRREKHIYVANWFLLSFIITVAMLHIVNNISIPVSIWGSKSVQIFAGVQDAMTQWWYGHNAVGFFLTAGFLGMMYYFVPKQAERPVYSYKLSIIHFWGLIFLYIWAGPHHLHYTALPDWAATLGMVFSIILWMPSWGGMINGLMTLNGAWDKLRTDPIIRMMVISLAFYGMATFEGPMMSIRSVNSLSHYTDWTIGHVHSGALGWNGMITFGALYYLTPRLWGRERMYSMSAINWHFWLATIGIVLYASSMWVTGIMEGLMWREVDAQGFLVNSFADTVAAKFPMYVVRALGGTLFLAGGVLMGWNMWMTIRGGVRAPAPAQVPAE
- the qhpG gene encoding flavin-dependent monooxygenase QhpG, encoding MAHDYDVLVVGGGPAGAVFALLAARDGCRVALIDPNRSVPRSEGMSPRLQGWLQQAGLFDAPAMRAVTAPRSSYWDGPPVQANAELIVDRAAVDAHLRRMAGAADVRVIEGTALPLPGRAEMDGGQGLTARFVIDARGRRAHRARSLVTRGPATIAIGAALKVEAGQGAGSRILPLDQGWLWLAARGDGTAWAQLTLDAADPEGRAAEARLAEGLRAASAGLPLVLGVEGDPLIRDATPVLAAPAEELAVLPIGDAASAMDPLSGHGMFWAVSSALAATAVRRTLMRRDDAETRDLALRFLAQRHADVYPRQARLGRDFIRQQSARLHLPFWSRRAGFPDDTPLEAPAESHIARRIVVEDGVLAEAEVVVTSHSPAGMAWVGPDRAVDLLRKAQADAVRPPR
- the hemN gene encoding oxygen-independent coproporphyrinogen III oxidase, which produces MSIRSKLRRHGLFDARVPRFTSYPPATRFTAAVGSADYAAWLGQVPSKQAISLYVHVPFCRRLCWFCACRTQGTKTGTALGGYVASLLSEAALIRRQLPPEIRITRLHLGGGTPTILPPELIDRLLGGLDRVFGLGALDEFSVEIDPTECDRERLAMLAQYGLNRASIGIQDFEPRVQVAIGRAQSLMVTTEAIDSLRDLGIHAINLDLLYGLPYQRRDTLSRTLDHVLQLDPSRLALYGYAHVPWVSKRQVMIPTEALPSPEERLDLTELAQHWLLGAGFRQIGIDHFARPDDSLAIAFNERRLARNFQGYTDDRAPVLIGLGASSISRHPAGYAQNEPSTGRYQARVARGELPIARGTALTETDLLVGHMVESLMCYHDLRIEEFGASAGEAAARAAQLVQDFGDCVEFDGRLLRVKHWAWPLTRIMAASLGSTSEPGQRFSAAV
- a CDS encoding cbb3-type cytochrome c oxidase subunit 3 — translated: MDTYTLLRQFADSWALAAMTAFYIGAILWVFRPGSRKAHDEAASLPFRFENAPGVTPDATKPADQTTKGKA